The Metabacillus schmidteae genome has a segment encoding these proteins:
- a CDS encoding CPBP family intramembrane glutamic endopeptidase: MSQNFIKIEEGKNTHKRYISSLLVILAFMLILGTLAYIVALIIGELINPGLLDIETGLVTDPLVDLYLLHLQSVLLVIGLFIAVKFILKRRFISIITPAERLNWGKIGYGFVVFFIILGVFSILDFVIFPSDYHLNDFNMTRFLWLLIAVIFLVPIQTTSEELLFRGFLLQWGGKFTQNPIILTIIVGGIFGSLHFFNPEMEYGAFWVALDYLSMGFIWTYISIKTNSSEFSIGAHAANNMFLCLFLTMEDTVYGDIPSLFVTTNIDPMISTITTIVTGIIFSIIVFRKNKKVSY; the protein is encoded by the coding sequence ATGAGTCAAAATTTTATAAAGATTGAAGAGGGAAAAAATACTCATAAGAGATATATTAGTTCGCTTCTTGTCATATTAGCTTTTATGCTAATATTAGGAACACTGGCATACATAGTTGCTTTAATCATTGGAGAATTGATAAACCCGGGTCTCCTTGATATTGAAACTGGGCTTGTAACAGATCCTCTTGTAGACCTTTATTTATTGCATCTTCAAAGCGTCTTATTGGTCATTGGTCTATTTATTGCTGTTAAATTTATTTTGAAAAGAAGGTTTATATCCATCATTACTCCTGCTGAAAGGTTAAATTGGGGGAAAATTGGCTATGGGTTTGTCGTTTTCTTCATAATACTCGGTGTCTTTTCAATACTTGATTTTGTTATTTTTCCAAGTGATTATCACTTGAACGATTTTAATATGACGAGATTTCTCTGGTTATTAATAGCAGTTATTTTTCTTGTTCCTATTCAAACAACTTCTGAAGAATTATTATTTAGAGGCTTCCTTCTTCAGTGGGGAGGAAAATTCACACAAAATCCAATTATATTAACGATTATTGTTGGAGGGATCTTTGGAAGTCTTCATTTTTTTAATCCTGAGATGGAATATGGTGCATTTTGGGTTGCATTAGATTACCTATCAATGGGCTTTATCTGGACATACATTTCAATTAAAACAAATAGCTCAGAATTTTCAATTGGAGCCCATGCAGCTAATAATATGTTTCTATGTCTCTTTTTAACAATGGAAGACACTGTTTACGGTGATATTCCTTCTTTGTTTGTAACAACAAATATAGATCCTATGATTTCAACAATAACAACGATTGTGACTGGGATTATATTCTCTATAATTGTTTTTAGAAAGAATAAAAAAGTATCATATTAA
- a CDS encoding cold-shock protein: MQQGTVKWFNAEKGFGFIEVEGGDDVFVHFSAIQGEGFKSLDEGQKVSFETEQGQRGLQAVNVTKL; the protein is encoded by the coding sequence ATGCAACAAGGTACAGTAAAATGGTTTAACGCAGAAAAAGGTTTCGGTTTCATCGAAGTTGAAGGTGGAGACGATGTATTCGTACATTTCTCAGCTATCCAAGGCGAAGGATTTAAATCTTTAGACGAAGGTCAAAAAGTTTCATTTGAAACTGAGCAAGGTCAACGCGGTCTTCAAGCAGTTAACGTTACAAAATTATAA
- a CDS encoding ABC-F family ATP-binding cassette domain-containing protein, producing MIQVTNVSLRFGDRKLFEDVNIKFTPGNCYGLIGANGAGKSTFLKILSGEIEAQTGDVSMAPGERLAVLKQNHFEYEEFEVLKTVIMGHKRLYEVMQEKDAIYMKADFTDEDGMKAAELEGEFAELNGWEAESEAAILLKGLGITEELHTKKMAELTGGDKVKVLLAQALFGQPDVLLLDEPTNHLDIHAIQWLEEFLINFENTVIVVSHDRHFLNKVCTHIADLDFSKIKIYVGNYDFWYESSQLALKLGQEANKKKEEKIKELQNFIARFSANASKSKQATSRKKLLDKITLDDIQPSSRRYPYVNFTPEREIGNDVLRVEGLSKTIDGEKVLDNISFIMNKEDKIALVGRDEIAITTLFKILAGEMEPDSGTFKWGVTTSQAYFPKDNGEYFKGDEPTLVDWLRQYSPNDQSESFLRGFLGRMLFSGEEVLKKPSVLSGGEKVRCMLSKAMLSGANILLLDEPTNHLDLESITALNNGLTAYKGAMIFTSHDHQFVQTIANRIIEITPKGTVDKQMTYDEFLEDEQVQKQVKELYV from the coding sequence ATGATTCAAGTAACGAATGTTAGCTTACGATTTGGTGATCGCAAGCTATTTGAAGATGTGAACATTAAATTCACGCCTGGTAACTGTTATGGTCTAATTGGTGCTAACGGTGCTGGAAAATCTACATTTTTGAAAATACTGTCTGGGGAAATTGAAGCGCAAACTGGTGATGTAAGTATGGCACCGGGTGAACGTTTAGCGGTATTAAAACAAAACCATTTTGAATATGAAGAATTCGAAGTTCTAAAAACAGTTATTATGGGGCATAAACGCCTTTATGAGGTTATGCAGGAAAAAGATGCGATCTATATGAAAGCGGATTTTACAGATGAAGATGGCATGAAAGCAGCTGAACTTGAAGGGGAATTTGCAGAGCTAAACGGTTGGGAAGCTGAAAGTGAAGCAGCAATTCTTCTAAAAGGTCTTGGAATTACTGAGGAACTCCATACGAAAAAAATGGCAGAATTAACTGGTGGAGATAAGGTAAAGGTTTTATTAGCACAAGCACTATTTGGTCAACCTGATGTTCTTCTACTAGATGAGCCGACAAACCATCTTGATATTCATGCAATTCAATGGTTAGAAGAGTTTCTTATTAACTTTGAAAATACAGTTATCGTTGTATCACATGACCGTCATTTCTTAAATAAAGTTTGTACACATATAGCCGATCTTGACTTCTCGAAGATCAAAATATATGTCGGTAACTATGACTTCTGGTATGAGTCAAGTCAACTAGCATTAAAATTAGGTCAGGAAGCTAATAAGAAAAAAGAAGAAAAAATTAAAGAACTTCAAAATTTTATTGCAAGATTTAGTGCGAATGCGTCTAAATCAAAGCAAGCAACATCAAGAAAAAAATTATTAGATAAAATTACCCTGGATGATATTCAACCATCTTCCCGCCGTTATCCTTATGTAAACTTCACACCAGAACGTGAAATTGGAAATGATGTTTTACGAGTTGAGGGATTATCTAAAACAATTGATGGAGAAAAAGTATTAGATAATATTAGTTTTATTATGAACAAAGAAGATAAAATTGCGTTAGTTGGTCGTGATGAGATTGCGATTACTACATTATTTAAAATTTTGGCAGGGGAAATGGAGCCAGATAGCGGTACGTTTAAATGGGGTGTTACGACTTCACAGGCTTATTTTCCAAAAGACAATGGAGAGTATTTCAAAGGAGATGAGCCAACATTAGTTGATTGGTTGCGTCAATATTCCCCAAATGATCAAAGTGAGAGCTTTTTACGTGGTTTCCTAGGTAGAATGCTATTCTCAGGTGAAGAAGTATTGAAAAAACCAAGCGTATTATCTGGAGGAGAGAAAGTACGTTGTATGCTCTCAAAGGCGATGCTTAGTGGGGCAAATATTCTTTTATTAGATGAACCGACAAACCACTTAGATCTGGAATCTATTACTGCTTTAAATAATGGGTTAACAGCATATAAAGGTGCGATGATTTTCACATCTCATGACCACCAGTTTGTACAAACAATTGCAAATCGTATCATTGAAATCACACCAAAAGGAACTGTGGATAAACAAATGACATACGATGAATTTCTTGAAGATGAACAAGTTCAAAAGCAAGTGAAGGAACTTTACGTTTAA
- a CDS encoding CobW family GTP-binding protein: protein MKQVEVYILSGFLGAGKTTLLQNILSEEQLNNRKIAVIMNELGEVSIDSDVVPEETPLKELLNGCVCCTIQGQLEVQLENMLREYDLDAIYIETTGVAHPIEVLDACLSPLFADQLEVKAIITIVDAKRWQDRASLSIQLRKLLMEQVEHADVVLLNKIDSLSENEKAMFISETQSLNPIGKLFMTEFARIPLSSIQLNKINKKHQHNEAHVHNHLHLRSYVHTFSNPVDLEMFEQFLREMPDTIFRIKGYIRFSHSKESFLFQYSYGMPLYMKEPMNRKQTLVFIGENLDHSMLQKQLKELEI from the coding sequence ATGAAGCAAGTCGAAGTATATATTCTATCTGGATTTTTAGGAGCCGGAAAAACTACACTCCTTCAAAATATTCTTTCAGAGGAACAACTCAATAACCGTAAAATAGCTGTTATTATGAATGAACTTGGTGAAGTTTCAATAGATTCCGATGTAGTCCCTGAAGAGACTCCTCTTAAGGAATTATTAAATGGGTGTGTTTGTTGTACAATACAAGGACAACTTGAAGTACAATTAGAAAACATGCTCAGGGAATATGATCTTGATGCCATCTATATTGAAACAACAGGTGTTGCACACCCAATTGAGGTTCTGGATGCCTGCTTATCCCCACTTTTCGCTGATCAGCTTGAAGTCAAAGCCATTATTACGATTGTAGATGCGAAAAGATGGCAAGACCGCGCTAGTCTTAGCATTCAATTACGTAAATTACTAATGGAACAAGTTGAGCATGCAGATGTGGTACTTCTTAACAAAATTGATTCATTGTCTGAAAACGAAAAGGCGATGTTTATTTCAGAAACTCAATCATTAAATCCTATAGGAAAACTGTTTATGACTGAATTTGCAAGAATTCCTCTTTCATCTATTCAACTAAATAAAATCAACAAGAAACATCAACATAACGAAGCACATGTTCATAACCATCTACACTTAAGAAGTTATGTACATACTTTTTCAAATCCGGTTGATTTAGAAATGTTTGAACAGTTTTTAAGAGAGATGCCTGATACTATATTCCGTATAAAGGGCTATATTCGCTTTAGTCATTCAAAAGAATCATTTCTTTTTCAATATTCCTACGGGATGCCCTTGTATATGAAGGAGCCAATGAATCGCAAACAAACCCTTGTTTTTATAGGAGAAAATTTAGATCATTCTATGTTACAAAAGCAATTAAAAGAATTAGAAATATAA
- a CDS encoding aminopeptidase: MSNFQSSLEKYADLAVRVGVNIQPNQNLTINTSIEVVDFVRLVVKKAYEAGARNVYVEWSDEFITRTRFELASEESLSDYPEWKAKGLETLAENDGAFMSIISSDPDLLSGIDPKRIAASTKAAGMALSKYRNYLQADKASWSVIAAASKKWAEKVFPNEHEDKQVEKLWEAIFKTTRIDQVDPVAAWKQHNDNLHAKVDYLNSKKYKKLHYTAKGTDLTIELHDTHTWVGAGSENEKGNFFMANMPTEEVFTVPLRNGVNGVVQSTKPLSYSGNLIDNFSLTFENGRIVSVQADKGEEVLKQLVETDEGSHYLGEIALVSHDSPISQSGILFYNTLFDENASNHLAIGNGYAFCVEGGKKMSREELEKVGVNSSITHVDFMIGSADMNIDGIKEDGTIEAIFRNGTWAF; this comes from the coding sequence TTGTCAAATTTTCAAAGTAGCTTGGAAAAATATGCGGACTTGGCTGTTCGTGTAGGAGTTAACATTCAACCAAACCAAAATTTAACAATAAACACATCAATTGAAGTAGTTGATTTTGTTCGTTTAGTTGTAAAAAAAGCATACGAAGCTGGAGCCCGAAATGTTTATGTTGAGTGGAGTGATGAATTCATCACACGAACTCGTTTTGAGCTTGCTTCAGAAGAATCCTTAAGTGATTATCCTGAATGGAAAGCAAAAGGTCTTGAAACATTAGCTGAAAATGATGGTGCGTTTATGTCCATTATTTCATCTGATCCTGATCTTTTAAGCGGTATTGATCCAAAGCGAATTGCTGCTTCAACAAAAGCCGCAGGAATGGCTCTTTCGAAGTATCGAAATTATCTTCAAGCTGATAAAGCAAGTTGGTCTGTTATCGCTGCTGCCTCAAAAAAATGGGCAGAAAAAGTCTTTCCAAACGAACATGAAGACAAACAAGTTGAAAAGCTGTGGGAAGCTATTTTCAAAACTACACGTATAGATCAGGTAGATCCGGTTGCTGCTTGGAAGCAGCATAATGACAACCTACATGCAAAAGTTGATTACCTAAATAGCAAAAAATATAAAAAGCTTCACTACACAGCAAAAGGAACAGATTTGACTATTGAACTTCATGATACTCACACTTGGGTAGGTGCTGGCAGTGAAAATGAAAAAGGAAACTTCTTCATGGCAAATATGCCAACAGAAGAGGTCTTTACTGTTCCATTACGAAATGGAGTAAACGGTGTAGTTCAAAGCACGAAACCTTTAAGCTATAGCGGTAATTTAATCGATAATTTTTCTTTAACGTTTGAGAATGGAAGAATAGTGTCCGTACAAGCAGACAAAGGTGAAGAGGTTCTAAAGCAATTGGTTGAAACTGACGAGGGATCACACTATTTAGGCGAAATCGCATTAGTCTCACATGATTCTCCTATCTCTCAGTCAGGAATCCTTTTTTACAACACACTTTTTGACGAAAATGCATCAAATCATTTAGCCATCGGAAATGGATATGCGTTTTGTGTAGAAGGTGGAAAAAAGATGTCTCGTGAAGAGTTAGAAAAAGTAGGTGTTAATTCTAGTATTACTCATGTCGACTTTATGATAGGTTCTGCTGACATGAATATTGATGGTATTAAAGAAGATGGAACAATTGAAGCAATCTTCCGAAATGGAACATGGGCTTTTTAA
- a CDS encoding acyl-CoA dehydrogenase family protein has translation MNYLDEQFIKTTNQRNWLLKTDKLSKEFAERADYYDRNGVFPFENFDALKEEGYLHLTIPKEFGGHGVSLYEFLLVQEKIAQGDGATALSLGWHLGLMMHLHVTQKWDKEIYKRVCHEVISTKALINSAATEPNSGSPARGGKPETIAVKENGHWIINGKKIFTSLAPALHYFIVPATIEETGEIGDFLVPRSTTGVVIEETWDTVGMRATRSDDLILTNVHLPENALVERKEKKERPSAQGWLLHIPACYIGIALAARNEAVSFAKTYQPTSLPHPIKEVPEVRRKIAEIDIKLTTARTLLYSTANKWDETPQEERGKLAYDLAVTKTVVTNTAVEVVDLAMRIVGGQSLYYSNPLQRYYRDVRAGLHNPPSDDITNKIIGDRAFRE, from the coding sequence GTGAACTATTTGGATGAGCAATTTATAAAAACAACGAACCAGAGAAATTGGCTATTGAAAACAGATAAGTTATCAAAAGAATTTGCCGAGCGAGCAGATTATTATGATCGAAATGGAGTATTTCCTTTTGAAAATTTTGATGCACTAAAAGAAGAAGGATATCTTCATCTTACCATTCCAAAGGAATTTGGAGGACATGGAGTGAGTTTATATGAATTTCTTTTAGTACAGGAAAAGATTGCTCAAGGCGATGGTGCCACTGCTTTGTCTTTAGGTTGGCATTTAGGATTAATGATGCACTTACATGTGACTCAGAAATGGGATAAAGAGATTTATAAACGTGTTTGTCATGAGGTCATTTCAACTAAAGCACTAATTAATAGTGCTGCAACAGAACCTAATTCCGGAAGTCCAGCTAGAGGAGGAAAACCGGAGACAATCGCTGTTAAAGAAAATGGCCATTGGATTATTAACGGGAAAAAAATCTTTACATCATTGGCGCCAGCTCTTCATTATTTCATTGTTCCTGCAACAATTGAAGAAACAGGTGAGATCGGTGACTTTCTTGTTCCTAGAAGTACAACAGGAGTCGTAATTGAGGAGACATGGGATACAGTAGGTATGCGTGCAACAAGAAGTGATGACCTTATTTTAACAAATGTTCATCTTCCAGAGAATGCCCTAGTGGAGAGGAAAGAGAAGAAGGAGCGACCATCTGCTCAAGGTTGGCTTCTTCATATACCGGCTTGTTACATTGGAATCGCTCTGGCTGCGAGAAATGAAGCTGTAAGCTTTGCTAAAACTTATCAGCCGACAAGCCTGCCCCATCCTATAAAAGAAGTGCCAGAGGTAAGACGAAAGATCGCAGAAATAGATATTAAGCTAACCACTGCGAGGACCTTATTATATTCAACAGCTAATAAATGGGATGAAACACCTCAAGAGGAAAGAGGTAAATTAGCATACGATTTAGCTGTAACAAAAACAGTTGTGACAAACACAGCGGTTGAAGTCGTGGACTTAGCGATGAGAATTGTTGGAGGCCAAAGTTTGTATTATTCAAATCCTCTTCAACGATATTATCGCGATGTAAGAGCAGGGTTACATAATCCACCTTCAGATGACATTACAAATAAAATTATAGGTGATAGAGCGTTTAGAGAATAA
- a CDS encoding protein YkpC (YkpC, a protein of only 43 or 44 amino acids, is found broadly in the genus Bacillus.), with protein MKDLSRRFIISLTLAVIIMGGMSVSLANMPGNPSENDEVVQAVSE; from the coding sequence GTGAAGGATTTAAGTAGACGTTTTATTATCAGTTTAACATTAGCCGTCATTATCATGGGGGGGATGAGTGTTTCACTAGCAAATATGCCAGGTAACCCATCTGAAAATGATGAGGTTGTTCAAGCTGTCAGCGAATAA
- the mreBH gene encoding rod-share determining protein MreBH, protein MFSTTEIGIDLGTANILVYTKNKGIVLNEPSVVAIDTVSKKVLAVGSEAKSMIGKTPGQIVAVRPLKDGVIADYDITTDMLKQIMKIASKKLGMSVRKPTVVVCTPSGATSVERRAIQDAIRSSGAKQVHLIEEPVAAAIGADLPVDEPIANVIVDIGGGTTEVAIISFGGVVSCHSIRIGGDQLDEDIIQYVRKHYNLLIGERTAEQMKMEIGYALIKHEEESMEIRGRDLVTGLPKTITVTSTEMQEAMKESLLHILEAIRATLEDCPPELSGDIVDRGVILTGGGALMKGLQEWVSNEMIVPVHIAPNPLESVAIGTGRSLSVISKLLKAAK, encoded by the coding sequence ATGTTTTCAACAACTGAAATTGGAATAGATCTAGGAACAGCAAATATACTCGTTTATACAAAGAACAAAGGAATTGTACTCAATGAACCATCTGTAGTAGCTATTGATACTGTTTCTAAAAAGGTATTAGCTGTTGGTTCAGAAGCCAAAAGCATGATCGGAAAAACACCTGGGCAAATTGTAGCTGTTAGACCCTTAAAGGATGGTGTTATCGCCGATTACGATATTACAACTGATATGTTAAAACAGATTATGAAGATTGCATCTAAAAAACTAGGAATGTCTGTAAGAAAGCCGACAGTAGTCGTATGTACTCCTTCTGGAGCAACATCTGTAGAAAGAAGAGCCATACAGGATGCAATTCGAAGCTCAGGAGCTAAACAAGTTCATTTAATAGAAGAACCTGTAGCTGCTGCCATAGGAGCTGATTTACCTGTTGATGAGCCGATTGCAAACGTAATTGTTGATATTGGCGGAGGAACAACTGAAGTAGCGATTATTTCGTTTGGCGGTGTCGTTTCGTGCCATTCCATTCGAATTGGCGGAGATCAATTAGATGAGGATATCATTCAATATGTTCGTAAACATTACAATCTATTAATTGGTGAAAGAACAGCCGAACAAATGAAAATGGAGATTGGCTATGCATTAATCAAACATGAAGAAGAATCAATGGAAATCAGAGGTAGAGATTTAGTGACAGGTCTTCCAAAAACAATTACTGTCACATCAACAGAAATGCAAGAAGCAATGAAAGAGTCACTATTACACATATTAGAAGCTATTCGAGCAACACTGGAGGATTGCCCTCCTGAATTAAGTGGAGATATTGTAGACAGAGGTGTCATTTTAACTGGTGGTGGAGCACTCATGAAGGGACTTCAAGAATGGGTCAGTAATGAAATGATTGTTCCTGTTCATATTGCTCCAAACCCATTAGAATCTGTTGCAATTGGTACTGGTAGATCTCTTTCTGTTATCAGTAAATTACTTAAAGCAGCGAAATAG
- a CDS encoding immune inhibitor A domain-containing protein, with translation MIRNKRWKKALKITASSVVMGGLLFSTYLPNGSNVQAVNKVEESPPIDWNIIPDERLANALKEQGVVSKNANSQQVKNAVKNYVEKKQGEKPGKVSQKHEEEVLMDKKTKDFLTKQKDKLAKQLSKGHENYKKGKPNGAVKVKSAEQAPYNEDVRTDKVLVLLTEFENFKHNNIEQEEGYMYADDFSREHYEKLMFGDKEFKLFNGEKVKTFKQYYEEQSGGSYTVDGTVSDWLTVPGNAADYGDDNPSGGHDNLDPLGPRDLVKEALNAAVESGMDLSEYDEFDLYDLDGDGNQAEPDGLVDHLMIIHAGTGQEAGGGQQGDDAIWSHRWTLDGVYSVPGSQAKVDYWGGEMAAFDYTIQPEDGAVGVFAHEFGHDLGLPDEYDTQYTGQGEPVASWSIMSGGSWNGNIAGTAPTSFSPQNKEFFQKTMGGNWANILEIDYEDVTKLGVASYIDQSVTKSNNPGIVKVNLPQKNVKGFLPDEAGGEKYYYSTKGDDLHTNLETPVFDLTNAKTAEFKALQWFEVEYDYDYVYVNAVTSDGQTVELDVIGDENTEDGMETTKGNWVEKTYDLSQFAGKKVKLVFEYVTDGGLAPEGFALDNISVSANGTEIFSDDAEGQEKVTLDGFIVTNGYSKANNYYYLEWRNYEGSDKALAYSRGAVYNTGLLVWYGDESYTDNWVGVHPGQGFLGVVDSHPEAVFGLLNGQKTVSQSTRYQIADAAFSFDKTPEFFVDSPTRGAYEFVGYKGVKKFDDSNSYIDSAIPDAGRIVPNHGLKFEVIGEAKDNSAGAVWIHK, from the coding sequence ATGATCAGAAACAAGAGATGGAAAAAGGCACTGAAGATTACTGCTAGCTCGGTTGTTATGGGGGGGCTTTTATTTAGTACATATTTACCAAACGGTTCGAATGTGCAAGCAGTAAACAAGGTAGAAGAATCCCCACCTATCGATTGGAACATTATTCCTGATGAAAGATTGGCAAACGCTTTAAAAGAACAAGGTGTGGTTTCGAAGAATGCTAATAGTCAACAAGTAAAAAATGCAGTAAAGAATTATGTTGAAAAGAAACAAGGTGAAAAGCCTGGTAAGGTCTCACAAAAACATGAAGAAGAAGTATTAATGGATAAGAAAACAAAAGATTTTCTTACAAAGCAAAAGGACAAGCTTGCTAAACAACTAAGCAAAGGTCATGAAAATTATAAAAAAGGTAAACCAAATGGTGCAGTAAAAGTAAAATCAGCTGAGCAAGCTCCATACAATGAAGATGTCCGCACTGATAAAGTTCTTGTTCTTCTGACTGAATTTGAAAACTTCAAACATAATAATATCGAACAAGAAGAGGGATATATGTATGCTGATGACTTTAGCCGTGAGCATTATGAAAAGTTAATGTTTGGGGATAAAGAATTCAAATTATTCAACGGGGAGAAAGTGAAAACGTTTAAACAATATTATGAAGAACAATCAGGTGGAAGCTATACGGTTGATGGAACTGTCTCGGATTGGTTAACGGTACCGGGTAATGCAGCTGACTATGGTGACGATAACCCTAGTGGAGGTCATGACAACCTTGATCCCCTTGGGCCACGTGATTTAGTAAAAGAAGCGTTAAATGCAGCAGTTGAATCCGGTATGGATTTATCTGAATATGATGAATTTGATCTTTATGATTTAGATGGTGATGGTAATCAAGCTGAACCAGACGGCTTAGTCGATCATCTTATGATAATTCATGCTGGCACAGGTCAAGAAGCAGGCGGTGGACAGCAAGGTGATGATGCTATTTGGTCTCATCGTTGGACATTAGATGGTGTATATTCTGTACCCGGATCTCAAGCGAAAGTAGACTACTGGGGCGGTGAAATGGCTGCTTTTGACTATACAATACAACCGGAAGATGGAGCAGTTGGTGTTTTTGCCCATGAATTTGGTCATGATTTAGGACTGCCGGACGAATATGATACACAATATACAGGTCAAGGTGAACCTGTCGCTTCATGGTCAATAATGAGTGGCGGAAGCTGGAATGGTAATATAGCTGGGACAGCACCAACTAGTTTTTCTCCCCAAAATAAGGAGTTCTTCCAAAAGACTATGGGAGGGAACTGGGCAAATATACTAGAAATAGATTATGAGGATGTTACGAAATTGGGTGTTGCCTCGTATATCGATCAAAGTGTAACAAAATCTAATAACCCTGGGATCGTAAAAGTAAATTTACCACAGAAAAACGTAAAAGGATTCCTGCCTGATGAAGCTGGTGGTGAAAAATACTACTACAGTACAAAGGGTGACGACCTTCACACAAATCTTGAAACACCTGTATTTGATTTGACGAATGCAAAGACGGCAGAATTTAAGGCGTTACAATGGTTCGAAGTAGAATATGATTATGACTATGTTTATGTCAATGCTGTAACAAGCGATGGGCAAACTGTGGAGTTGGACGTAATCGGAGATGAAAATACTGAAGACGGAATGGAAACAACAAAAGGTAACTGGGTTGAGAAAACATATGACCTTAGTCAATTTGCTGGTAAAAAAGTAAAACTAGTTTTCGAGTATGTAACTGACGGAGGTCTGGCTCCTGAAGGTTTTGCGCTTGATAATATTTCTGTATCTGCAAATGGCACGGAAATTTTCTCTGATGATGCTGAAGGACAAGAAAAAGTAACATTAGATGGATTTATTGTAACTAATGGTTACTCAAAAGCAAACAATTATTATTATCTTGAGTGGAGAAACTATGAAGGATCTGATAAAGCTTTAGCCTATTCTCGCGGAGCGGTATATAATACTGGATTACTCGTTTGGTACGGAGATGAAAGCTATACCGATAACTGGGTAGGAGTACATCCTGGACAAGGCTTCCTAGGTGTAGTTGATTCACATCCAGAGGCAGTATTCGGTCTATTAAATGGTCAAAAAACTGTTTCTCAAAGTACTCGTTATCAAATCGCTGATGCTGCGTTTTCTTTTGATAAAACCCCAGAATTCTTTGTAGATTCTCCAACTCGCGGAGCTTATGAGTTTGTAGGTTACAAAGGCGTGAAAAAGTTTGATGATTCAAATAGCTATATTGATTCTGCAATTCCGGATGCTGGTCGTATTGTTCCAAATCACGGCTTAAAGTTTGAAGTGATAGGCGAAGCAAAAGATAACTCGGCTGGTGCTGTATGGATTCATAAATAA